A genome region from Anopheles stephensi strain Indian chromosome 2, UCI_ANSTEP_V1.0, whole genome shotgun sequence includes the following:
- the LOC118502593 gene encoding uncharacterized protein LOC118502593, translated as MGRLSALFSRKRLTTAETRLLVDQLKISCGIFLDPTIRSPNIQETRALKILQKIVTRSQRHIIQYVPDRDAIIECSLILVQNYVAHLRLRPSPLKRCQREPFANAKVLFQAAIDLLVPELLNEVIDTILKFLQTENLWHVEFICVEILLFVLECQAPSAPLLSKLIDRVERFLQLSDIGQVRHVLSVLQNVIVSQRWDLIEYSELSKLLRFYHTSVMIGTSRNQIYELRRGFEKCLKDLVPLLSVADRYGFFVMMLPLVFDTDMSDEARIEFGSTVEHAASYMILYDPRNQKLTSDVSPFIVEYLLQCIESEDATRCILACKVLIKLLDRGQHNADQFQSPAVFHMDTYYEIVLATDFTPLQQLLMEQRIHLEHALLQAIELHSQRKMNLEVFYQLLCTLLVEVPGGFTASAISCLLLKVQKKFLYHSIDSQAEMFEQPQHANRIHATIMAVMTLINWIHRARSMNAYITSVLHNRFDHAPSLNPPLREQYRYAAHHISWYDSRLFFDTLEIRYSLWKCFRILEDKIPKPMRMRSRSCDDPRRQLNGGALNLFAGM; from the exons ATGGGAAGACTTTCGGCATTGTTTTCCCGGAAAAGGTTAACCACGGCCGAGACGCGGTTGCTGGTGGATCAGCTTAAAATATCCTGCGGAATCTTTCTGGATCCTACCATACGGTCGCCCAACATCCAAGAAACCCGTGCGTTAAAG ATCCTGCAGAAAATCGTTACCAGATCCCAGCGGCACATCATCCAGTACGTACCGGACCGGGATGCCATAATCGAGTGTTCCTTGATACTGGTCCAGAACTATGTGGCACATCTTCGGCTGAGGCCCAGTCCACTGAAGCGTTGCCAGCGAGAGCCGTTCGCGAATGCGAAGGTACTCTTCCAAGCTGCCATTGATCTGCTCGTTCCGGAGCTACTGAACGAAGTGATCGATACGATTCTGAAGTTTCTCCAGACGGAAAACCTGTGGCATGTGGAGTTTATCTGCGTGGAAATTCTGCTGTTTGTGCTCGAATGTCAAGCACCTTCGGCTCCGCTGCTATCGAAGCTAATCGATCGCGTTGAACGGTTTCTGCAGCTCTCCGACATTGGGCAGGTTCGGCATGTTCTTTCCGTGCTGCAGAACGTGATCGTATCGCAGCGTTGGGATCTGATCGAATATTCTGAGCTGTCGAAGTTGCTGCGCTTTTACCACACAAGCGTGATGATCGGGACAAGCCGCAATCAAATTTACGAACTTCGGCGAGGATTCGAGAAGTGTCTGAAGGATCTCGTTCCACTGCTATCGGTAGCTGATCGGTACGGATTCTTCGTCATGATGCTGCCGCTCGTGTTCGACACCGACATGTCGGACGAGGCACGGATTGAGTTCGGATCGACGGTAGAACATGCCGCCTCGTACATGATACTGTACGATCCACGCAATCAGAAGCTGACATCGGACGTGAGCCCGTTCATAGTGGAGTATCTGCTGCAGTGCATCGAATCCGAAGACGCGACCAGATGCATACTGGCCTGCAAAGTGCTGATAAAGCTACTCGACCGTGGTCAACACAATGCGGACCAGTTTCAATCCCCTGCCGTCTTCCACATGGACACTTACTACGAGATTGTGCTGGCAACGGATTTTACTCCTCTGCAACAGTTGCTCATGGAACAGAGGATCCATCTAGAGCATGCACTGCTACAAGCGATAGAACTCCACAGCCAGCGTAAGATGAACCTGGAAGTGTTCTACCAGCTGCTCTGCACACTGCTCGTCGAAGTCCCGGGAGGATTTACTGCTTCCGCCATCAGCTGTCTGTTGCTAAAGGTGCAAAAGAAGTTTCTGTACCATTCGATCGATTCGCAGGCGGAAATGTTCGAACAACCGCAACACGCGAACCGTATCCATGCCACCATAATGGCCGTGATGACACTGATCAACTGGATCCATCGGGCAAGGTCGATGAATGCGTACATTACGAGCGTACTGCACAATCGGTTCGATCACGCCCCGAGTCTTAATCCACCGCTGAGGGAACAGTACCGGTACGCTGCGCATCACATCTCCTGGTACGACAGTCGACTGTTCTTCGACACGCTCGAGATTCGGTACAGCTTGTGGAAGTGTTTCCGTATCTTGGAGGACAAAATTCCCAAACCGATGCGGATGCGGTCCCGATCGTGCGATGATCCCCGACGGCAGCTTAACGGTGGTGCGTTGAATTTGTTTGCTGGCATGTGA